Proteins encoded together in one Terriglobales bacterium window:
- a CDS encoding P1 family peptidase, which translates to MRRAIVVLLLATSVFAQSKPRARDLGVPFDGTPGPLNAITDVAGVEVGHSTIIRGEGKLKVGEGPVRTGVTAILPRGRENSDPVFGAWFSLNGNGEMTGTTWLEESGFLEGPVMITNTHSVGVVRDAVVAYRVKLGRKDTEGYWWSLPVVAETWDGYLNDINGFHVKPEHAFEALDGARSGPVAEGNVGGGTGMICHEFKGGIGTASRKLSEKAERGTAGEYTVGVLVQCNYGLRDQLRIAGVPLGREIRDHSVYSDENGSIIVVVATDAPLLPHQLKRLARRVSLALGRMGSVSGNGSGDIFIAFSTANPSAAETKGTRTLTMLPNDSMGPLFTATVEATEEAIVNALVAAETMTGADGHTVIALPHDRLRQVLKKYNRLVEKK; encoded by the coding sequence ATGCGCCGTGCTATCGTCGTGCTGCTGCTCGCGACTTCCGTCTTCGCGCAGTCCAAGCCCCGCGCCCGTGACCTGGGAGTGCCGTTTGACGGCACGCCCGGCCCGCTGAACGCCATCACCGACGTGGCCGGGGTCGAGGTCGGCCACAGCACCATCATCCGTGGAGAAGGCAAGCTCAAAGTGGGCGAGGGCCCGGTGCGCACCGGCGTGACGGCCATCCTGCCGCGCGGCCGCGAGAACTCCGACCCGGTATTCGGCGCCTGGTTCTCGCTCAACGGCAACGGCGAGATGACCGGCACGACGTGGCTGGAGGAATCGGGATTCCTCGAAGGCCCGGTGATGATCACCAACACCCACAGCGTGGGCGTGGTGCGCGACGCCGTGGTCGCCTATCGCGTGAAGCTCGGACGCAAGGACACCGAGGGCTATTGGTGGTCGCTCCCGGTGGTCGCCGAAACCTGGGACGGCTATCTCAACGACATCAATGGCTTCCACGTAAAACCTGAGCATGCGTTTGAAGCTTTGGACGGGGCGCGCTCCGGCCCGGTGGCCGAGGGCAATGTGGGCGGCGGCACGGGCATGATCTGCCACGAATTCAAGGGCGGCATCGGGACCGCTTCCCGCAAGCTGAGCGAAAAAGCTGAGCGGGGAACAGCGGGCGAATACACCGTGGGCGTGCTGGTGCAGTGCAACTACGGGTTGCGCGACCAGTTGCGCATCGCCGGCGTTCCCCTGGGCCGCGAGATTCGCGACCACTCGGTGTACTCCGATGAGAATGGCTCCATCATCGTTGTGGTGGCCACCGATGCCCCTCTCCTGCCGCACCAGTTGAAGCGCCTGGCGCGCCGCGTTTCGCTCGCCCTGGGGCGCATGGGCTCGGTCAGCGGCAACGGCTCGGGTGACATCTTCATCGCCTTCTCGACCGCGAACCCGAGCGCGGCGGAAACGAAGGGCACGCGCACCCTCACCATGCTTCCCAACGACAGCATGGGGCCGCTGTTTACCGCCACGGTCGAGGCCACCGAAGAAGCCATCGTCAACGCCCTGGTCGCCGCCGAAACCATGACCGGCGCGGACGGCCACACCGTCATCGCCCTGCCTCACGACCGCCTGCGCCAGGTGCTGAAGAAATACAACCGCCTGGTCGAGAAG